A genomic stretch from Kogia breviceps isolate mKogBre1 chromosome 1, mKogBre1 haplotype 1, whole genome shotgun sequence includes:
- the GPR52 gene encoding G-protein coupled receptor 52: MNESRWTEWRILNMSSGGILNVSERHSCPLGFGHYSAVDVCIFETVVIVLLTFLIIAGNLTVIFVFHCAPLLHHYTTSYFIQTMAYADLFVGVSCLVPTLSLLHYSTGIHESLTCQVFGYIISVLKSVSMACLACISVDRYLAITKPLSYNQLVTPCRLRICIVLIWIYSCLIFLPSFFGWGKPGYHGDIFEWCATSWLTSAYFTGFIVCLLYAPAAFVVCFTYFHIFTICRQHTKEINDRRARFPSHEVAASGETGHSPDRRYAMVLFRITSVFYMLWLPYIIYFLLESSRVLDNPTLSFLTTWLAISNSFCNCVIYSLSNSVFRLGLRRLSETMCMSCMCVKDHEARDPQPRKRANSCSI; the protein is encoded by the coding sequence ATGAATGAATCCAGGTGGACTGAATGGAGGATCCTGAACATGAGCAGTGGTGGCATTTTGAATGTGTCCGAACGTCACTCTTGCCCACTTGGATTTGGCCACTACAGTGCGGTGGATGTCTGCATCTTCGAGACAGTTGTTATTGTCTTGCTGACATTTCTAATCATTGCTGGGAATTTAACGGTCATCTTTGTCTTTCACTGTGCTCCACTCTTGCACCATTATACGACCAGCTATTTCATTCAGACAATGGCATATGCTGATCTTTTCGTTGGAGTTAGCTGCTTGGTTcctactctctcacttctccaCTACTCCACAGGTATCCACGAGTCACTGACTTGCCAAGTTTTTGGATATATCATCTCAGTTCTAAAAAGTGTTTCTATGGCATGTCTTGCTTGCATAAGTGTGGATCGCTATCTTGCAATTACCAAGCCTCTTTCCTACAATCAACTGGTCACCCCTTGtcgcctgagaatttgcattgttttaatcTGGATCTACTCTTGCCTAATTTTCTTGCCTTCCTTTTTTGGCTGGGGGAAACCCGGTTACCACGGTGACATTTTTGAATGGTGTGCCACCTCTTGGCTCACCAGTGCCTATTTTACTGGCtttattgtttgtttactttATGCTCCTGCTGCCTTTGTTGTCTGCTTCACTTACTTCCACATTTTCACAATTTGCCGGCAGCACACCAAAGAGATAAATGACCGGAGGGCCCGATTCCCTAGCCACGAAGTCGCTGCCTCTGGAGAGACTGGGCATAGCCCTGACCGTCGCTACGCCATGGTTTTGTTTCGGATAACCAGTGTGTTTTACATGCTCTGGCTCCCGTATATCATATACTTCCTTCTAGAAAGCTCCCGGGTCTTGGACAATCCAACACTGTCCTTCCTAACAACCTGGCTTGCTATAAGTAATAGTTTTTGTAACTGTGTAATATACAGCCTCTCCAACAGTGTTTTCCGGCTAGGCCTCCGAAGACTGTCCGAGACAATGTGCATGTCTTGTATGTGTGTGAAGGATCATGAAGCACGAGACCCCCAACCTAGGAAACGGGCTAATTCCTGCTCTATTTGA